The proteins below are encoded in one region of Knoellia sp. S7-12:
- a CDS encoding prolyl oligopeptidase family serine peptidase, with protein sequence MPVLPFGSWSSPVSPSSLTAATRGLDEVRVDGPDTCWLESRPWEGGRVVLVRHVGATGVVEDVVGEGVNVRSRVHEYGGGAYAVRSGTVVVTTMPDLQVHDVASDGSLRTITPEGKFRYGGLVLGDGFVLAVREDHSGEGEPVNTLVRLDLHGDNADGGVVLWEGSDFVGRPALSPDGSQLAVVTWDHPNMPWDTTTLRRASLDAEQPLEWLVVEGRTDVSVGQPQFDASGSLWFVSDESGWWNLKRDSGSGAVPVHSTAADFMQPQWVLGVSDFALLSDGRVLVHWWADGVGRLGVLDPPSGEISDVELEGVQFDQLQAVDGEVVVRVGTLTALPSVVRGPVTGPFTTLRRSRDEGLDPAYASAAQARTWTNTGGDEVHGVFLPPTHPETSGPDGELPPLLVFVHGGPTSRTEAGLQLARAFWTTRGFAVLDVNYSGSTGHGRAYRDRLLGQWGVIDIDDVVTGARSLAEAGLVDGERLAIRGGSAGGYTVLRALTTSDAFAAGTSYFGVADLEALAADTHKFESRYLDRVVGPYPQARDLYVERSPIHHVDSVQGAVLLLQGGIDEVVPQAQAESMAAGMRAAGEEVELVIYPDEGHGFRAASAIEDSVTRELAFYGRVLGFTPAP encoded by the coding sequence ATGCCCGTCCTCCCGTTCGGCTCCTGGTCGTCTCCTGTGTCCCCCAGTTCCTTGACCGCCGCCACACGAGGCCTCGACGAGGTTCGCGTCGACGGACCCGACACGTGTTGGCTCGAATCGCGGCCGTGGGAGGGTGGGCGGGTCGTGCTGGTGCGGCACGTCGGTGCAACCGGTGTCGTGGAGGACGTGGTCGGCGAGGGCGTCAACGTGCGTTCGCGGGTCCACGAATACGGCGGGGGCGCGTATGCCGTCCGCTCCGGAACCGTTGTCGTCACGACGATGCCGGACCTGCAGGTCCACGACGTCGCGTCGGACGGTTCCCTGCGGACGATCACGCCTGAGGGCAAGTTCCGCTATGGCGGGCTCGTGCTGGGCGACGGGTTCGTCCTCGCCGTGCGGGAGGACCACTCCGGCGAGGGCGAACCGGTCAACACCCTCGTGCGGTTGGACCTGCACGGCGACAACGCCGACGGTGGTGTCGTCCTGTGGGAGGGATCGGACTTTGTCGGTCGCCCCGCGCTGTCCCCTGATGGATCGCAGCTCGCGGTCGTGACGTGGGACCACCCCAACATGCCGTGGGACACGACGACCCTGCGCCGGGCCTCGCTCGATGCCGAGCAGCCACTCGAATGGTTGGTCGTCGAGGGGCGCACGGACGTCTCCGTCGGGCAGCCCCAGTTCGACGCCAGCGGCAGCCTCTGGTTCGTCTCCGATGAGTCAGGGTGGTGGAACCTCAAGCGGGACAGCGGTTCTGGCGCTGTCCCCGTCCACTCGACAGCGGCTGACTTCATGCAGCCGCAGTGGGTCCTGGGCGTGAGCGACTTCGCCCTGCTCTCCGACGGCCGGGTGCTCGTCCACTGGTGGGCCGATGGCGTGGGTCGCCTGGGGGTCCTTGATCCGCCCTCCGGCGAGATCTCCGACGTGGAACTCGAGGGCGTGCAGTTCGACCAGCTCCAGGCGGTGGATGGCGAAGTCGTCGTCCGGGTGGGCACCCTCACGGCGCTTCCGTCGGTCGTGCGAGGGCCGGTGACCGGACCCTTCACGACGCTTCGGCGCAGCCGAGACGAAGGTCTCGACCCGGCATACGCCAGCGCGGCGCAGGCGCGGACCTGGACCAACACCGGCGGGGACGAGGTGCACGGGGTCTTCCTGCCGCCGACGCACCCCGAGACGTCCGGACCTGACGGCGAGCTGCCGCCCTTGCTCGTCTTCGTCCACGGTGGGCCGACGAGCCGCACGGAGGCCGGGCTGCAGCTCGCCCGCGCGTTCTGGACGACCCGGGGGTTCGCAGTGCTCGACGTCAACTACTCGGGAAGCACAGGTCACGGGCGGGCCTATCGCGACCGGCTTCTCGGCCAGTGGGGAGTCATCGACATCGACGACGTCGTCACGGGTGCGCGGTCACTTGCGGAGGCTGGGCTCGTCGATGGCGAACGGCTCGCGATCCGTGGCGGGAGCGCGGGCGGCTACACCGTGCTGCGAGCCCTCACCACGAGTGATGCGTTCGCTGCAGGGACGAGCTACTTCGGTGTCGCGGACCTCGAGGCCCTCGCGGCGGACACCCACAAGTTCGAGTCGCGCTACCTCGACCGAGTCGTCGGCCCCTATCCGCAGGCCCGCGACCTCTATGTCGAGCGTTCCCCCATCCACCACGTCGACTCGGTTCAGGGGGCAGTGCTGCTGCTCCAGGGCGGGATCGACGAGGTCGTGCCGCAGGCGCAAGCGGAGTCGATGGCTGCCGGCATGCGTGCCGCTGGCGAAGAGGTGGAGCTCGTCATCTATCCCGATGAGGGTCACGGCTTCCGGGCCGCGTCAGCGATCGAGGACTCCGTGACGCGCGAGCTCGCCTTCTACGGCCGAGTCCTCGGCTTCACCCCGGCACCCTGA
- a CDS encoding MaoC/PaaZ C-terminal domain-containing protein encodes MSQQELFGSAPSLAKVFVRAAIAGKKSGGALPTSELVLTGHKVQREHLMDYQRLCGFGVDDVLPHTYPHILGFPLQAELMARKSFPLPLVGLVHVENTITVRRTLTSDDVLDVAVHAEDLRDHPKGRQVDLVTEVSVEGESVWSGRSSYLARGRGNPDAERGAESPSMPQGVAAAQCSLPGDLGRRYAAISGDVNPIHMSALTAKAMGFPRAIAHGMWTSARVLGALGRSVNGPSTSHVWFKKPVLLPGKVDFVVDRSQAVVLAGLRNTRKPETEHLVLTLETAAH; translated from the coding sequence ATGAGTCAACAGGAGTTGTTCGGCTCTGCGCCATCACTGGCGAAGGTCTTCGTGCGCGCGGCGATCGCCGGCAAGAAGTCCGGCGGGGCGCTGCCCACGAGCGAACTCGTCCTCACTGGACACAAGGTCCAGCGCGAGCACCTCATGGACTATCAGCGGCTCTGCGGTTTCGGCGTCGATGACGTTCTCCCGCACACCTACCCGCACATCCTGGGATTCCCGCTGCAGGCAGAACTCATGGCGCGCAAGTCGTTCCCGTTGCCACTGGTCGGGCTCGTCCACGTCGAGAACACCATCACAGTGCGACGGACCCTCACCAGCGACGACGTGCTCGACGTCGCCGTCCACGCCGAGGACCTGCGCGATCACCCCAAGGGTCGTCAGGTCGACCTCGTCACCGAGGTCAGCGTCGAGGGTGAGTCGGTGTGGAGCGGTCGCTCGTCCTACCTCGCCCGCGGCAGGGGCAACCCCGACGCCGAGCGTGGCGCCGAGTCGCCGTCCATGCCCCAGGGGGTGGCTGCGGCGCAGTGTTCGCTCCCGGGCGATCTCGGCCGGCGGTACGCCGCGATCTCAGGTGACGTGAACCCGATCCACATGTCCGCGCTCACGGCCAAGGCGATGGGCTTCCCCAGGGCCATCGCCCACGGCATGTGGACCTCTGCCCGCGTGCTGGGCGCGCTCGGCCGTTCGGTGAACGGGCCGAGCACGTCCCACGTGTGGTTCAAGAAGCCGGTGCTCTTGCCGGGCAAGGTCGACTTCGTCGTCGACCGCAGCCAGGCCGTGGTTCTGGCGGGGCTGCGCAACACGCGCAAGCCCGAGACCGAGCACCTGGTGCTCACCCTCGAAACCGCCGCCCACTGA
- a CDS encoding 3-oxoacyl-ACP reductase translates to MAFNYGQFVSGGVGRQLATTLGLPRPSRLRRHKVGGSLITGEVLVAGHGDAPVAERVRHLLADAGVQVASRPSTSVVGVVLDLTAIETPADLETLRAVVGPALKTLAPTGRIIVIGRPPESATSVTQAAARRAVEGIVRSIGKEMRGGGTANTVLVAEGADAGVDATVRFLLSGRSAYVSAQVFQVAAPVGDITAPADWDQPLAGKVAIVTGAARGIGAAIAETLARDGATILAVDIPAAGGPLAEVANKLGGSALQVDVTAQDAGAKIVEHATARHGGFDIVVHNAGITRDKLLANTEADRWDSVLQVNLLSILRMNEALIPAINDGGHIVNVSSIAGIAGNRGQTNYAASKAGVIGMTQSLAADQAILDKGITVNAVAPGFIETEMTAKIPLATREIGRLTNSLQQGGLPIDVAETIGYFAWDANRAVTGNVVRVCGQMILGA, encoded by the coding sequence ATGGCGTTCAACTACGGACAGTTCGTCAGCGGTGGTGTCGGCAGGCAGCTTGCCACCACCTTGGGCCTGCCGCGGCCGAGCCGACTGCGTCGCCACAAGGTGGGCGGCTCGCTCATCACCGGCGAAGTTCTCGTCGCCGGGCACGGTGACGCTCCCGTCGCCGAACGCGTCCGCCACCTGCTGGCCGACGCGGGTGTGCAGGTCGCTTCGAGGCCATCGACGTCGGTCGTTGGCGTCGTTCTCGACCTGACCGCGATCGAGACCCCGGCCGATCTCGAGACCCTGCGCGCTGTCGTCGGTCCGGCGCTCAAGACGTTGGCGCCCACGGGTCGCATCATCGTCATCGGTCGCCCGCCCGAGTCGGCCACGTCGGTCACCCAGGCGGCCGCGCGTCGCGCGGTCGAGGGCATCGTCCGCTCCATCGGCAAGGAGATGCGTGGTGGCGGCACCGCCAACACGGTCCTCGTCGCCGAGGGTGCTGACGCCGGTGTCGACGCGACGGTGCGCTTCCTGCTCTCTGGTCGCTCGGCCTACGTGTCCGCCCAGGTCTTCCAGGTTGCTGCACCCGTGGGCGACATCACCGCTCCCGCTGACTGGGACCAGCCGCTCGCCGGCAAGGTGGCCATCGTCACGGGTGCCGCTCGCGGCATCGGCGCAGCGATCGCCGAGACGCTCGCGCGTGACGGCGCGACGATCCTCGCCGTCGACATCCCGGCTGCTGGCGGACCTCTCGCCGAGGTCGCCAACAAGCTCGGTGGCTCGGCCCTCCAGGTCGACGTCACTGCGCAGGATGCTGGCGCCAAGATCGTCGAGCACGCCACGGCGCGCCACGGTGGCTTCGACATTGTCGTCCACAACGCTGGCATCACCCGAGACAAGCTGCTCGCCAACACCGAGGCCGACCGCTGGGACTCCGTCCTCCAGGTCAACCTCCTGTCGATCCTGCGGATGAACGAAGCACTGATCCCCGCGATCAACGACGGTGGGCACATCGTCAACGTCTCCTCGATCGCCGGCATCGCGGGCAACCGCGGTCAGACCAACTACGCCGCCTCCAAGGCCGGCGTCATCGGCATGACCCAGTCGCTCGCCGCCGACCAGGCGATCCTCGACAAGGGCATCACCGTCAACGCGGTGGCACCCGGCTTCATCGAGACCGAGATGACCGCCAAGATCCCCCTCGCCACGCGTGAGATCGGGCGTCTGACCAACTCGTTGCAACAGGGAGGTCTGCCCATCGATGTCGCCGAGACCATCGGCTACTTCGCGTGGGACGCCAACCGTGCCGTCACGGGCAACGTCGTCCGGGTCTGCGGCCAGATGATTCTGGGGGCCTGA
- a CDS encoding acetyl-CoA C-acetyltransferase, producing the protein MTSASPRRAAILGGNRIPFARQFGPYAHASNQDMFTAALEGLVARHGLGGERLGEVVGGAVIKHSRDFNLTREAVLGSSLAPETTAYDVQQACGTGLENAILVSNKIKLGQIESGIAGGVDTASDAPIMVTEKLRRKLLKINRGKTTLDMAKGALAIRPGDIGIETPANTEPRTGLSMGDHMAITAKKWGITREAQDELAAASHQNLAAAYDRGFFDDLMTSYLGLAKDQNLRADSTVEKLAKLKPVFGKGEGATMTAGNSTPLTDGASAVLLGSEEWAAAHNLPVQAYFVDGEVAAVDYVHGDEGLLMAPAYAVPRLLARNGLTLQDFDYYEIHEAFASTVLSTLKAWDDEDFCKDKLGLEKPLGSIDRSKLNVNGSSLAAGHPFAATGGRIVASLAKMLHEKGPGSRGLISICAAGGQGVVAILEGA; encoded by the coding sequence GTGACATCAGCCAGTCCCCGCCGCGCCGCCATCCTCGGCGGCAACCGCATTCCCTTCGCCCGTCAGTTCGGGCCCTATGCGCACGCGTCGAACCAGGACATGTTCACGGCCGCCCTCGAGGGCCTCGTTGCCCGCCACGGCCTCGGCGGCGAGCGCCTCGGCGAGGTGGTCGGCGGTGCGGTCATCAAGCACTCCCGCGACTTCAACCTCACCCGTGAGGCCGTCCTCGGCTCGAGCCTCGCGCCCGAGACCACGGCCTACGACGTGCAGCAGGCCTGTGGCACCGGCCTCGAGAACGCGATCCTCGTCTCCAACAAGATCAAGCTCGGCCAGATCGAGTCCGGCATTGCCGGCGGCGTCGACACCGCGTCGGACGCGCCGATCATGGTGACCGAGAAGCTGCGTCGCAAGCTGCTCAAGATCAACCGCGGCAAGACCACGCTCGACATGGCCAAGGGTGCTCTCGCGATCCGCCCCGGCGACATCGGCATCGAGACCCCCGCCAACACCGAGCCCCGCACCGGCCTCTCCATGGGTGACCACATGGCCATCACGGCCAAGAAGTGGGGCATCACCCGCGAAGCCCAGGACGAGCTGGCCGCAGCGAGCCACCAGAACTTGGCCGCGGCATACGACCGCGGTTTCTTCGACGACCTCATGACGTCCTATCTCGGCCTCGCCAAGGACCAGAACCTGCGCGCCGACTCGACCGTCGAGAAGCTCGCCAAGCTCAAGCCGGTCTTCGGCAAGGGTGAGGGCGCGACGATGACTGCGGGCAACTCCACGCCGCTCACCGACGGTGCGTCAGCGGTCCTCCTCGGCAGCGAGGAGTGGGCCGCAGCGCACAACCTCCCCGTCCAGGCCTATTTCGTCGACGGCGAGGTGGCCGCAGTGGACTACGTCCACGGCGACGAGGGACTGCTCATGGCTCCCGCGTATGCCGTGCCGCGCCTTCTCGCGCGCAACGGACTCACGCTCCAGGACTTCGACTACTACGAGATCCACGAGGCGTTCGCGTCGACCGTGCTCTCGACCCTGAAGGCCTGGGACGACGAGGACTTCTGCAAGGACAAGCTCGGCCTCGAGAAGCCGCTCGGCTCGATCGATCGCAGCAAGCTCAACGTCAACGGTTCGTCGCTCGCCGCGGGGCACCCCTTCGCCGCTACCGGCGGACGCATCGTCGCGTCGCTCGCCAAGATGCTCCACGAGAAGGGCCCGGGCAGCCGCGGTCTCATCTCGATCTGCGCTGCCGGTGGGCAGGGCGTCGTCGCCATCCTCGAAGGAGCCTGA
- a CDS encoding TetR/AcrR family transcriptional regulator, which translates to MTSTTGPSSHKSDATGTTSADDAADDAAGDIAGDAAVDGRNSRWDQHRAKRRTELVEATLRAIRSRGAGVGMDDIAAVAGTSKTVYYRHFTDRAGLYGAVAERVNALILRDITRAVGDVTVLTGQLVEPATPASPPRDLLAAAVDAYLALVEHDPEVYRFIVAAPLVPPSERTQTIDLASTVSQAMALQIGNLIAATLATAGRSTEPAATWGHAVVGMVRAAGDEWLRAGAAASGTSRETLKEHLTELIWGGLSSAWPTADATPDKE; encoded by the coding sequence GTGACCAGCACCACGGGCCCTTCGAGCCACAAGAGCGACGCCACCGGCACGACGTCGGCCGACGACGCTGCCGACGACGCTGCTGGCGACATCGCTGGTGACGCTGCCGTGGACGGGCGCAACAGTCGCTGGGACCAGCACCGGGCCAAGCGGCGCACCGAGCTCGTCGAGGCCACCCTGAGGGCGATCCGCAGCCGTGGTGCCGGGGTGGGCATGGACGACATCGCTGCCGTCGCGGGGACGTCCAAGACGGTCTACTACCGACACTTCACCGACCGGGCGGGCCTCTATGGCGCGGTGGCCGAACGGGTGAACGCGCTCATCCTGCGCGACATCACTCGAGCCGTCGGTGATGTCACCGTCCTCACGGGGCAGCTCGTCGAACCCGCGACTCCCGCGTCCCCGCCCCGGGACCTGCTGGCCGCTGCGGTCGACGCCTACCTCGCTCTCGTCGAGCACGACCCGGAGGTCTATCGCTTCATCGTGGCTGCGCCCCTCGTCCCACCGTCAGAGCGCACCCAAACCATCGATCTCGCCTCGACCGTGAGCCAGGCCATGGCCCTGCAGATCGGCAACCTCATCGCGGCCACCCTCGCCACCGCGGGACGCAGCACCGAGCCGGCCGCGACCTGGGGTCACGCCGTGGTCGGCATGGTTCGTGCCGCCGGCGACGAATGGCTTCGCGCAGGAGCAGCCGCCTCGGGTACCTCCCGTGAGACGCTCAAGGAGCACCTCACCGAGCTCATCTGGGGCGGTCTGTCCTCGGCCTGGCCGACGGCCGACGCCACACCCGACAAGGAGTGA
- a CDS encoding acyl-CoA dehydrogenase, whose amino-acid sequence MDDLAPTLTQILDGRWGDVRQRLRAHEDVERFAPPTLPLTMEEHREYTKRQLLTLARDNFAPDGLAKGMGGTGNFGASVTAFEMLGHGDLSLLVKAGVQFGLFGGAVANLGTARHHTAYLPGMLDGTLLGCFAMTETGHGSNVQHIETTATHDPTTDEIVVHSPTPGAQKNYIGNAARDGRMAAVFAQLVTADGEGHGVHCILVPIRDESGKASPGVTIGDCGAKGGLPGVDNGTLEFDGVRVPRWNLLNRYGDISADGAYTSPIDNSSRRFFTMLGTLVRGRVSVAGGAGAATRSALTLATRYALHRRQFSAPGGGEELTLMSYRAHQRKLLPAIAKSYALMLAQNDLVAMLHDVAGHEGDAPEEGQRELEARAAGIKAITTRHATDAIQMCREACGGAGYMADNRLTALKDDTDVFTTFEGDNTVLLQLVAKGLLTEFQETFEDNSPLAMIAFASRFTASSILEKTPAAGLISRLKSRAPSDDDDEAEFHRGRQLSLFLDREKHVLEGVALRLGKASKAEPEAAFRIFNNAQDHLLAAAEAHIDRVLLEALCQAVEACEAGPAKELLDSVTDLFALSTIERHRGWYLEHGRLTPTGSKAVIRSVGVLCKDLAPHARTLVDAFAIPDAWLGAPGLLEPLPAAYDA is encoded by the coding sequence GTGGACGACCTTGCCCCCACCCTGACCCAGATTCTCGACGGACGTTGGGGCGACGTGCGACAGCGGCTGCGCGCTCACGAGGACGTCGAGCGGTTCGCTCCGCCGACCCTGCCCCTGACGATGGAGGAGCACCGCGAATACACCAAGCGCCAGCTCCTGACCCTCGCCCGCGACAACTTCGCGCCCGACGGGCTGGCCAAGGGAATGGGCGGCACCGGCAACTTCGGCGCCTCCGTCACCGCCTTCGAGATGCTGGGGCACGGCGACCTGTCCCTGCTCGTCAAGGCCGGGGTCCAGTTCGGCCTCTTTGGTGGCGCAGTCGCCAACCTGGGGACGGCGCGGCACCACACGGCATACCTGCCGGGAATGCTGGACGGCACCCTCCTGGGCTGCTTCGCGATGACCGAGACCGGCCACGGCTCCAACGTGCAGCACATCGAGACCACCGCCACCCACGACCCCACCACCGACGAGATCGTCGTCCACTCCCCCACGCCCGGCGCGCAGAAGAACTACATCGGCAACGCCGCCCGTGACGGACGGATGGCGGCGGTGTTTGCGCAGCTCGTCACCGCCGACGGCGAGGGCCATGGCGTCCACTGCATCCTGGTGCCCATCCGCGACGAGAGCGGCAAGGCGTCACCCGGCGTGACGATCGGCGACTGCGGCGCCAAGGGCGGACTGCCCGGCGTCGACAACGGCACCCTTGAGTTCGACGGCGTGCGCGTGCCCCGATGGAACCTCCTCAACCGCTACGGGGACATCAGCGCAGACGGCGCCTACACCTCTCCCATCGACAACTCCTCACGCCGCTTCTTCACGATGCTGGGCACCTTGGTGCGTGGCCGGGTCTCCGTCGCTGGCGGTGCCGGGGCGGCGACGAGGTCAGCCCTCACGCTGGCGACCCGATATGCCCTCCACAGAAGGCAGTTCAGCGCTCCTGGTGGCGGCGAGGAGCTCACTCTCATGAGCTATCGCGCGCATCAACGCAAACTCCTGCCCGCGATCGCCAAGAGCTATGCGCTCATGCTCGCCCAGAACGACCTCGTGGCGATGTTGCACGACGTCGCCGGCCACGAGGGCGACGCACCGGAGGAGGGTCAGCGCGAGCTCGAGGCGCGAGCCGCCGGCATCAAGGCGATCACCACCCGGCACGCGACCGACGCCATCCAGATGTGCCGCGAAGCCTGCGGTGGCGCTGGCTACATGGCCGACAACCGACTCACCGCTCTCAAGGACGACACCGACGTCTTCACGACCTTCGAGGGTGACAACACCGTCCTTCTCCAGCTCGTGGCCAAGGGGCTGCTCACCGAATTCCAGGAGACGTTCGAGGACAACTCGCCGCTGGCGATGATTGCGTTCGCGTCGCGCTTCACCGCGTCCTCCATCCTCGAGAAGACCCCCGCTGCCGGTCTCATCTCGCGGCTCAAGTCGCGCGCCCCGAGTGACGACGATGACGAGGCCGAGTTCCATCGCGGCCGGCAGCTCTCGCTCTTCCTCGACCGTGAGAAGCACGTTCTCGAGGGCGTGGCGCTGCGTCTCGGGAAGGCCTCCAAGGCCGAGCCGGAGGCGGCGTTCCGGATCTTCAACAACGCGCAGGACCACCTCCTTGCGGCTGCAGAGGCGCACATTGACCGGGTCCTGCTCGAGGCCCTCTGCCAGGCGGTCGAGGCGTGCGAGGCAGGCCCGGCCAAGGAGCTCCTCGACAGCGTCACCGACCTGTTCGCGCTGTCGACCATCGAGCGTCACCGAGGGTGGTACCTCGAGCACGGACGGCTCACCCCCACCGGATCCAAGGCCGTGATTCGCAGCGTCGGCGTGCTCTGCAAGGACCTCGCGCCCCATGCCCGCACCCTCGTCGACGCCTTCGCCATCCCTGACGCCTGGCTGGGCGCACCCGGGCTCCTCGAGCCTCTGCCCGCGGCGTACGACGCGTGA
- a CDS encoding class I SAM-dependent methyltransferase: MNETPLSRWALAGEATHGYGPRFAELIVQGKDVDGEARLADALSPRRARILDAGAGMGRVTAALRARGHDVTGIEPDRSLVVQAEDVYPGIGLLALDILEASPAELEAHGRPTAYDLVVAVGNVFILLAQDTERQALTNLRDLLAPGGRILIGFHLSAGPAGSRTYLPEEFVADVEASGLRVDLRAGSYELHPASAEYAVWLLSAVSSPSG, from the coding sequence GTGAACGAGACGCCCTTGAGCCGCTGGGCGCTGGCCGGCGAAGCCACCCACGGTTATGGACCTCGCTTCGCCGAGCTCATCGTTCAGGGCAAGGACGTGGACGGTGAGGCCCGGCTCGCCGATGCCCTCTCGCCCAGGCGGGCCCGCATCCTCGACGCCGGCGCTGGCATGGGCCGGGTCACCGCGGCGCTGCGGGCGCGAGGCCATGACGTCACCGGCATTGAGCCCGACCGCAGCCTCGTGGTCCAGGCCGAAGACGTCTACCCCGGAATAGGGCTGCTGGCGCTCGACATCCTTGAGGCGTCGCCAGCTGAGCTCGAAGCCCACGGGCGCCCCACGGCATACGACCTCGTTGTTGCCGTCGGCAACGTCTTCATCCTCCTGGCGCAGGACACCGAGCGTCAGGCGCTCACGAACCTGCGCGACCTGCTCGCTCCGGGTGGGCGGATCCTCATCGGCTTCCATCTCTCGGCAGGCCCGGCCGGCAGCCGCACCTATCTGCCCGAGGAGTTCGTGGCCGACGTCGAGGCCTCGGGGCTCAGGGTGGATCTGCGCGCGGGCAGCTATGAGCTCCACCCGGCGAGCGCGGAGTATGCCGTGTGGCTGCTCAGCGCGGTCTCGTCACCTTCGGGCTGA
- a CDS encoding FAD-dependent oxidoreductase, translated as MTVVIVGGGLAGATVADELRGRGFTDDIVILAAEQHLPYERPPLSKGVLLGDKTTDDAFVHHEAWWREHDIDVRTGTEVQSIDLADRRVVTNAGEHPYEWLVLATGSEPRHLRLADECGKPVHYLRTMEDSLALKDALADGARIAIVGGGWIGLEVAAAARGAGAAVTVHEGAELPLLAVLGPEVAQHFADLHRAHGVDLRLGAPVTGDALSDADFVVVGIGAAPRTALASAAGLEVDDGVLVDELLRTSDDHVLAIGDIANQHHPVLGRRVRVEHWDNAIGQGKTAAATITGSAEPYAKLPYFFTDQYDLGMEYFGSVGPDGYDRVLTRGDFTGPFRAWWIRGDTVVAAMQANDWDASDETRASVGQAPPEA; from the coding sequence ATGACTGTCGTCATCGTCGGAGGTGGGTTGGCCGGTGCGACGGTGGCCGATGAGCTGCGAGGCCGCGGGTTCACGGACGACATCGTCATCCTCGCCGCCGAGCAACACCTGCCCTACGAGCGTCCCCCTCTGAGCAAGGGCGTGCTCCTCGGTGACAAAACAACAGACGATGCCTTCGTCCACCACGAGGCGTGGTGGCGTGAGCACGACATCGATGTGCGCACCGGCACAGAAGTCCAGTCGATCGACCTGGCCGACCGCCGGGTCGTGACAAATGCCGGCGAACATCCCTACGAATGGCTGGTGCTCGCGACCGGCTCTGAGCCGCGACACCTTCGGCTGGCCGACGAGTGTGGCAAGCCAGTGCACTACTTGCGCACGATGGAGGATTCGCTCGCCCTCAAGGACGCGCTTGCCGACGGTGCGCGCATCGCCATTGTCGGTGGTGGGTGGATCGGGCTGGAGGTGGCTGCGGCAGCACGTGGGGCCGGTGCAGCCGTGACCGTCCATGAGGGCGCGGAGCTCCCGCTGCTCGCCGTGCTTGGCCCCGAGGTCGCGCAGCACTTCGCCGACCTGCACCGGGCCCATGGTGTCGATCTGCGGCTGGGCGCACCGGTCACGGGTGACGCACTGTCCGATGCCGATTTCGTCGTCGTGGGTATCGGTGCGGCTCCGCGGACGGCCCTGGCCTCCGCAGCGGGACTCGAGGTCGATGACGGTGTCCTCGTGGACGAACTCCTGCGCACCTCCGATGACCACGTCCTCGCCATCGGAGACATCGCGAACCAACACCATCCGGTGCTCGGTCGCCGAGTGCGAGTCGAGCACTGGGACAACGCGATCGGCCAGGGCAAGACCGCCGCAGCCACGATCACCGGCTCGGCCGAGCCCTACGCGAAGCTGCCCTACTTCTTCACTGACCAGTACGACCTCGGGATGGAGTACTTCGGGAGCGTTGGCCCGGACGGCTACGACCGTGTCCTGACCCGCGGTGACTTCACCGGTCCGTTCCGCGCCTGGTGGATCCGCGGCGACACAGTCGTCGCCGCGATGCAGGCCAACGACTGGGACGCGAGCGATGAGACGAGGGCGAGTGTGGGCCAGGCGCCGCCGGAGGCCTGA